In Gemmatimonadota bacterium, a single genomic region encodes these proteins:
- the rlmN gene encoding 23S rRNA (adenine(2503)-C(2))-methyltransferase RlmN, translating into MSTASPVVTDLLSLLPADLRTVLREHFAGRGQPGYRAAQVERWLFEAHACSIREMTDLPESERTGLADAFSVREPECARLQESVDGTVKHLWRLDSGGLVESVLIPSGKRLTLCISSQSGCALACKFCATGWGGFDAQLNAGEIVAQYRASARWAEETGRGGITNVVYMGMGEPLANSNSVMSSLTILNAGYGVGARRITVSTVGMVPGILELARRPEQFGLALSLHAPHSDLRRELIPLEKRYPIGEVMQALREFRKTKGRRITFEYTMIRGVNDELSLVPALAGLSAEVGAFVNLIPFNPIPYNDWRPSSHRHIAGFARELRARGVTVAVRESRGRDIDAACGQLRAHALSREAEDEGSAGGIRPH; encoded by the coding sequence ATGTCCACCGCCTCTCCGGTCGTCACCGACCTCCTCTCGCTCCTTCCGGCCGATCTCAGGACCGTGCTCCGGGAACACTTCGCGGGTCGCGGCCAGCCCGGCTACCGAGCGGCACAGGTCGAGCGCTGGCTTTTCGAGGCCCATGCCTGCTCGATTCGGGAGATGACCGACCTGCCCGAGTCGGAACGGACCGGGCTCGCCGACGCATTTTCGGTGCGGGAACCAGAGTGCGCCCGGCTTCAGGAGAGCGTCGACGGCACCGTCAAACACCTCTGGCGACTGGATTCGGGCGGTCTCGTCGAATCGGTGCTGATCCCCTCCGGGAAGAGACTGACCCTCTGCATCTCGTCGCAGTCCGGATGCGCCCTGGCGTGCAAGTTCTGCGCCACGGGATGGGGCGGGTTCGACGCCCAACTGAACGCGGGCGAGATCGTGGCGCAGTATCGGGCTTCGGCGCGCTGGGCGGAAGAGACCGGGCGCGGCGGCATCACCAACGTGGTCTACATGGGCATGGGAGAACCGCTTGCCAACAGTAACTCCGTCATGAGTTCGCTCACCATCCTGAACGCCGGCTACGGTGTCGGCGCCCGCCGCATCACGGTATCGACCGTGGGGATGGTGCCAGGCATACTCGAGCTCGCCCGCCGACCCGAGCAGTTCGGCCTCGCGCTCTCGCTCCACGCGCCGCACAGCGATCTACGAAGGGAGCTCATCCCTCTCGAAAAGCGTTACCCCATCGGCGAGGTGATGCAGGCCCTCCGAGAGTTTCGGAAGACGAAGGGCAGGCGCATCACCTTCGAGTACACGATGATCCGAGGAGTCAATGACGAGCTGAGCCTGGTACCCGCCCTCGCCGGTCTCTCGGCGGAGGTCGGCGCTTTCGTCAATCTCATCCCTTTCAACCCCATACCCTACAACGACTGGCGCCCGTCGTCCCACAGACACATCGCCGGTTTCGCCCGCGAACTCAGGGCTCGAGGCGTGACGGTCGCCGTGCGCGAGAGTCGAGGACGCGACATCGACGCCGCCTGCGGCCAGCTCAGAGCCCACGCGCTCTCGAGGGAGGCGGAAGATGAAGGGTCCGCCGGAGGGATTCGGCCCCATTGA
- a CDS encoding HD domain-containing protein: MKGPPEGFGPIDRLANLRERVAGSRVSGPVHPIIMAAAEGELPGWAVLGARRRAHVERVALLMDAWAERLGADRSDRKRWRAAGLLHDVLREAPADELRREVTRADAEILPDIVLHGPAASARLRSEGVRDEELLLAVARHTTGHSDFGLMGRALYVADLVEPGRRLGPWRDAMLVGLPERLVELTPEVTARRLTRAIGQGKPLISHSVAFWNALCAENGSDERGNTGI, from the coding sequence ATGAAGGGTCCGCCGGAGGGATTCGGCCCCATTGACCGACTCGCGAACCTTCGCGAACGGGTTGCCGGGTCGCGTGTATCCGGACCGGTGCATCCCATCATCATGGCTGCGGCGGAGGGCGAGCTTCCTGGCTGGGCCGTCCTGGGCGCAAGGAGGCGGGCTCACGTCGAGCGGGTCGCTCTGCTCATGGACGCCTGGGCGGAGCGGCTGGGTGCGGATCGGTCGGACCGCAAGCGTTGGCGTGCCGCAGGCCTCCTCCATGACGTGCTCCGCGAGGCGCCTGCGGACGAGCTCAGGCGAGAGGTGACCAGGGCCGACGCCGAGATCCTTCCGGACATCGTGCTCCACGGGCCGGCCGCGTCCGCGAGGCTCAGATCCGAGGGAGTTCGCGACGAGGAGCTGCTCCTGGCTGTCGCCCGGCACACGACCGGACACTCCGATTTCGGCCTCATGGGCAGGGCGCTCTACGTAGCCGATCTCGTCGAACCAGGCAGAAGACTCGGCCCGTGGCGGGACGCGATGCTGGTCGGACTCCCCGAAAGGCTCGTCGAGCTCACGCCCGAGGTGACGGCGCGAAGATTGACCCGCGCGATCGGTCAGGGCAAGCCGCTGATCTCGCACTCCGTTGCCTTCTGGAACGCCCTTTGTGCCGAGAACGGAAGCGACGAACGCGGAAATACAGGAATCTGA
- a CDS encoding LytR C-terminal domain-containing protein, translated as MKRWVGMLGWAGFIGVTSALLLFRSGDRECVGSDLPTESGLPEPALNSLLLDPGPPPGTRVRVEVLNAGGVAGLASDATDYLRELGFDVVSFGNAIEFTEEGTRVLDRAGDSAMAGSVARALGVRDFEIAPDPELYLDVTVLLGAEWLRPGQPPLEPEARWWDVRRWFRQRPNRQPAGEASQGSARGTL; from the coding sequence ATGAAACGCTGGGTAGGCATGCTCGGATGGGCTGGGTTCATCGGCGTCACCTCGGCGCTGCTCCTGTTCAGGTCCGGGGATCGCGAGTGCGTCGGGTCGGACCTCCCGACCGAGAGCGGTCTTCCGGAACCCGCGCTCAACTCGCTCCTGCTCGATCCGGGTCCGCCTCCCGGGACGAGGGTGCGGGTCGAGGTGTTGAACGCCGGCGGGGTCGCCGGTCTCGCATCCGACGCCACCGACTATCTGCGCGAACTCGGCTTCGACGTAGTCTCCTTCGGCAACGCGATCGAGTTCACCGAGGAGGGCACGCGGGTGCTGGATCGGGCGGGAGACAGCGCCATGGCGGGTTCGGTGGCCCGGGCGCTGGGGGTTCGTGATTTCGAGATCGCACCCGATCCCGAGCTCTACCTGGACGTCACGGTGCTGTTGGGAGCCGAGTGGCTTCGCCCCGGACAGCCCCCACTTGAACCGGAAGCGCGGTGGTGGGATGTGAGGCGGTGGTTCAGGCAACGTCCGAACCGGCAACCCGCGGGCGAGGCCTCCCAAGGCAGCGCGCGCGGCACCTTGTGA
- the lepB gene encoding signal peptidase I: MRKAKTAGDAAEAAPSNGKKRKAERKPATLIDWLKSALFAGALYLLIRSFLIQTFVITSGSMENTLLVGDMLVVNRAALGGKVPFTDIRVPGYATPERGDVIVFDPAHEDTLTLVKRLVGLPGDTLHMTDGALYLNGDVHPEPYVSHLPAEDGTAPSMYWQRTVLAPGVDPSTYHPTRDNWGPLVIPEDRYFMLGDNREASLDSRYWGLLEGWRLEGRVSFTYYSYNKGSFSPLPWLREVRWNRIFHGID; this comes from the coding sequence TTGAGGAAGGCGAAAACCGCCGGAGACGCGGCGGAGGCGGCTCCGTCGAACGGCAAGAAAAGGAAGGCCGAGAGGAAGCCGGCGACTCTCATCGACTGGTTGAAGTCAGCCCTTTTCGCGGGGGCTCTCTACCTGCTGATCAGGAGCTTTCTGATCCAGACCTTCGTCATCACCTCCGGGTCCATGGAGAACACCCTCCTGGTCGGCGACATGCTGGTCGTGAATCGTGCGGCGCTCGGCGGCAAGGTGCCGTTCACCGACATCCGCGTTCCTGGATACGCGACCCCCGAGCGCGGCGACGTCATAGTCTTCGACCCCGCTCACGAGGACACGCTCACCCTAGTGAAGAGGCTCGTCGGACTCCCGGGCGACACTCTGCACATGACCGACGGAGCGCTCTACTTGAACGGCGACGTGCACCCGGAGCCCTACGTGAGCCACCTCCCCGCCGAGGACGGCACGGCGCCATCCATGTACTGGCAGCGCACGGTCCTCGCCCCAGGCGTGGATCCGTCGACCTACCATCCCACCCGCGACAACTGGGGTCCGCTCGTGATTCCGGAGGACCGCTACTTCATGCTGGGCGACAACCGCGAGGCTTCTCTGGACTCGCGTTACTGGGGGCTCCTGGAGGGATGGCGGCTCGAGGGTCGGGTTTCCTTCACTTACTACTCGTACAACAAGGGATCCTTTTCGCCGCTCCCCTGGCTGAGGGAAGTGCGCTGGAACCGGATCTTCCACGGCATCGATTAG
- the aspS gene encoding aspartate--tRNA ligase: MSTEATSLRTHLVASISRVSAGDRVTLAGWVHRRRDLGNLIFLDLRDRSGIGQLSFGPEWTPAEPLELARSLGSEFVVRASGTVRERPDANPDLETGSVEVLVDEFEIVSGARTPEIPVYRSPGDETPSEKLRLRHRVLDLRRLEVQRVFHMRHELVLAARNHLAGHDFLEIETPILTRATPEGARDYIVPSRVHPGEFYALPQSPQIYKQVLMTAGFDRYFQIARCFRDEDLRADRQPEFTQIDLEASWVGVDDVLGWTEGLMATLAGVAGVDATPPFSRLTWAEAMERYGSDKPDLRCGLEIVDCSVPLAGVAMNFVRNAIAEGERARAVRLPGGAGLSRRQIGSLEDVARGAGAPGLLWAKWAGGSGSGPLGKFLTAEEGRGMGLVDGDLALVAVGPDSLTSPVLAAVRDAAGARAGKRATEHSWLWVTDFPVFEEADCGITPSHHPFVMPHPDDLDLIESDPLAVRGTAYDLVYNGSELGSGSIRVHLPDLQRRILMALGIGRGEVDERFGFLLQALGAGAPPHGGIALGIDRIVQKFTGSRSLRDVIAFPKTTAARSRFEGAPAPVPTTDLQELRISITPDIDRNRETG; this comes from the coding sequence GTGAGCACTGAAGCCACAAGCCTTCGAACCCATCTCGTTGCCTCCATCTCCCGGGTGAGCGCGGGCGATCGGGTCACGCTCGCAGGCTGGGTGCACCGTCGCCGCGATCTCGGCAACCTGATCTTCCTGGACCTTAGGGACCGGAGCGGCATCGGCCAGCTCTCCTTCGGGCCGGAATGGACACCCGCCGAACCGCTCGAGCTGGCCCGCTCCCTTGGCTCGGAATTCGTCGTGCGCGCTTCCGGAACGGTCAGGGAACGACCTGACGCGAACCCCGATCTCGAGACCGGATCGGTGGAGGTTCTCGTCGACGAATTCGAAATCGTGTCCGGCGCGCGGACGCCGGAGATTCCGGTGTACCGCAGCCCCGGAGACGAGACCCCCTCGGAGAAGCTGCGCCTCCGCCACCGGGTCCTCGACCTCAGAAGGCTCGAGGTCCAGCGCGTCTTCCACATGCGCCACGAACTGGTGCTCGCGGCTCGCAACCACCTCGCCGGCCACGATTTTCTGGAGATCGAAACGCCGATCCTCACCCGCGCGACGCCGGAAGGCGCCCGCGACTACATCGTGCCCAGCAGGGTTCATCCCGGTGAATTCTACGCGCTGCCGCAGAGTCCGCAGATCTACAAGCAGGTGCTGATGACGGCGGGGTTCGACCGCTACTTCCAGATCGCCCGTTGCTTCCGGGACGAAGACCTGCGCGCCGACCGCCAACCGGAATTCACCCAGATCGACCTCGAGGCCTCCTGGGTCGGGGTGGACGACGTTCTGGGTTGGACCGAGGGGCTGATGGCGACTTTGGCCGGGGTGGCCGGGGTCGACGCCACCCCGCCTTTCTCCAGACTGACCTGGGCCGAAGCCATGGAACGTTACGGTTCCGACAAGCCGGACCTGCGCTGCGGTCTCGAGATCGTCGACTGCTCCGTTCCGCTCGCCGGCGTCGCCATGAACTTCGTCCGCAACGCCATCGCCGAGGGCGAGAGGGCGAGGGCGGTCCGCCTGCCAGGCGGAGCCGGACTCTCGCGCAGACAGATCGGATCCTTGGAGGATGTCGCTCGCGGGGCTGGCGCTCCCGGTCTGCTCTGGGCCAAGTGGGCGGGCGGGTCGGGGAGCGGACCGCTGGGCAAATTCCTGACCGCGGAGGAAGGTCGGGGCATGGGCCTCGTCGACGGCGATCTCGCGCTGGTCGCGGTCGGGCCGGATTCGCTCACATCGCCGGTGCTCGCCGCGGTGCGCGACGCGGCAGGCGCCCGTGCGGGCAAGCGCGCGACCGAACACTCGTGGCTCTGGGTGACCGATTTCCCCGTCTTCGAGGAAGCCGACTGCGGCATCACGCCTTCGCACCACCCCTTCGTCATGCCGCATCCCGACGATCTCGATCTGATCGAGTCCGACCCTCTCGCGGTCCGGGGAACGGCGTACGATCTGGTGTATAACGGCTCCGAGCTCGGTTCCGGCAGCATTCGCGTGCATCTGCCCGATCTCCAGCGACGCATACTCATGGCTCTGGGCATCGGCAGGGGAGAGGTCGACGAACGCTTCGGCTTCCTCCTCCAGGCCTTGGGCGCGGGTGCGCCGCCGCATGGGGGGATCGCGCTGGGAATCGACCGAATCGTGCAGAAGTTTACGGGATCGCGTAGCTTGAGGGATGTGATCGCGTTTCCCAAGACCACCGCCGCCCGCTCCCGCTTCGAGGGTGCGCCCGCCCCGGTTCCGACGACCGATCTCCAAGAACTGCGCATCTCCATCACCCCGGATATTGATCGAAACCGCGAAACTGGTTGA
- a CDS encoding PhoH family protein, translating into MVEHRLDAEGIDALTLSGVNDCNLRELNRLLGVRVVLRSETVIVSGENDAVRRAVPVVRRVILRARQRRRVDERLLADLVETAFNGKRASTGASGPSGAVSDRDASDDASFRLALPGSRKVIMPKSSGQRRYVRAITEHEVVVGIGPAGTGKTYLAVACAVDALSRRRVRRIILARPAVEAGEHLGFLPGDLQEKVNPFLRPLYDALGDMMPRDRLARALEDSTIEIAPLAYMRGRTLQDAFVILDEAQNATTGQMKMLLTRLGVNSRVVITGDKTQTDLPRRADSGLLEVERVLAGVEGISLVHLDHRDVVRHRLVKEILLAYQRDEAERKSPE; encoded by the coding sequence CTGGTTGAACACAGGCTCGACGCCGAGGGCATCGACGCCCTGACGCTCTCAGGTGTCAACGACTGCAACCTGAGAGAGCTCAACCGACTGCTCGGCGTCAGGGTGGTGCTCCGCAGCGAGACCGTGATCGTCTCCGGCGAGAACGACGCCGTGCGCAGAGCGGTACCGGTAGTGCGCCGTGTGATCTTGCGCGCCCGCCAGAGACGACGGGTGGACGAGCGGCTTCTGGCCGACCTCGTGGAAACCGCATTCAACGGCAAGCGCGCGTCGACCGGGGCTTCCGGGCCTTCCGGGGCCGTCTCCGACCGGGACGCATCCGATGACGCGTCCTTCCGCCTCGCCCTTCCGGGTTCCCGCAAGGTCATCATGCCCAAGTCCTCCGGCCAGCGCAGATACGTCCGGGCGATCACGGAGCACGAGGTCGTGGTCGGCATAGGCCCGGCGGGAACCGGCAAGACCTATCTGGCGGTGGCATGCGCGGTGGACGCGCTCTCGCGACGGAGGGTGAGGCGGATCATACTCGCTCGTCCTGCGGTCGAGGCCGGCGAGCACCTGGGTTTCCTTCCGGGAGATCTGCAGGAAAAGGTGAACCCGTTCCTGCGTCCGCTCTACGACGCCTTGGGAGACATGATGCCCCGGGACCGGCTCGCCCGGGCTCTGGAGGACTCGACCATCGAGATCGCCCCCCTCGCATATATGAGGGGGCGCACGCTCCAGGACGCCTTCGTCATCCTCGACGAGGCCCAGAACGCCACCACCGGGCAGATGAAGATGCTGCTCACTCGCCTCGGGGTCAACTCGCGGGTCGTGATCACGGGTGACAAGACCCAGACCGATCTGCCGCGCCGAGCGGATTCCGGCCTGCTCGAGGTCGAGCGCGTACTCGCGGGGGTCGAGGGCATATCGCTCGTTCATCTCGATCACCGTGACGTGGTCCGCCACCGTCTGGTCAAGGAGATCCTGTTGGCCTACCAGCGCGACGAGGCCGAGCGAAAGTCGCCGGAGTGA
- a CDS encoding HDIG domain-containing protein, producing the protein MSFLPAGASFHAARWLIAVAVALWATLLFVRDAGSRSQLDFSEWEVAPRQVVAEIEFEVRKSSAELESDRIAAMAAVPPTFRHIPEANDSTRVLVEAAFAKLDSVREAAGVEAAIELLDSIWGIEISSELSQALAGPEIWLVLRTAVRRAVDGLDAIIDPMQASSITADSLIVRGPSGVDSIRPTSGLLTSTAFLDETERFLAPDVSAEVVDLYRRFLGAHLQHSLRFDNVATGRDRTQASDGVDPVIETIHAGQVIVRPGDAVDEEVRRRLQAREDAMVTGRPAEVGRTSGFLGLFIVQIVLLAVFWLFILVSHREIYRNVRWIGLIGILAFAFFGLASLIHSSQLPGEWLPLIFVIFPVAVLWNSSVALVLSAVLVSMTWALPAYQGSDATLLAHFATGALAALCSMIVPRRSRVWLAIVILSAVGALVIVAHALFTEVPFLEALGRTPALLGNVVISLLISLGLLYIYELFTGITTVQTLTEWADPLRPLLRKLSIQAPGTYAHSVAVANLAESAAERIGANKLLARVGAYYHDIGKLVRPECFIENQGGASNLHDEIEPELSASLIKEHVVEGERLAREYRLPRCILPFITEHHGTQRIGFFLEKAREAAAALNDGPPEKPRIDERHFRYPGPRPRSKETAVLMCADSCESAVRAIDRPTKEQIRERVRKVITGKLLDGQFDKAPVTLADLAEIRDEFVRVLDGSGHIRTVYPELVAAGDEVTTPDAGPAGDPDSAPDSAPTSGEEF; encoded by the coding sequence GTGAGCTTTCTCCCGGCCGGCGCGAGCTTCCATGCGGCGAGGTGGCTGATCGCGGTGGCGGTGGCTCTCTGGGCCACGCTGCTCTTCGTGCGCGACGCCGGCTCGCGCTCGCAGCTCGACTTCAGCGAATGGGAGGTGGCGCCGCGGCAGGTCGTAGCCGAGATCGAGTTCGAGGTTCGCAAGAGCTCCGCCGAATTGGAGTCGGATCGGATAGCCGCGATGGCAGCGGTTCCTCCGACCTTCCGGCATATCCCCGAGGCTAACGACTCCACCCGCGTCCTGGTGGAAGCCGCCTTCGCCAAACTGGATTCGGTCAGGGAGGCGGCCGGGGTCGAAGCGGCCATCGAGCTTCTCGACTCGATCTGGGGAATCGAGATCTCCTCCGAGCTTTCCCAGGCGCTTGCCGGCCCCGAGATCTGGCTTGTTCTGAGGACGGCGGTTCGGCGGGCGGTCGACGGGCTCGACGCGATCATCGACCCGATGCAGGCTTCCTCCATCACGGCCGACAGCCTAATAGTCCGGGGACCGAGCGGCGTCGATTCCATCCGCCCGACCTCCGGTTTGCTGACCTCGACCGCGTTTCTCGACGAGACCGAACGTTTTCTCGCCCCGGACGTTTCCGCCGAGGTCGTCGATCTCTACCGTCGGTTTCTCGGCGCCCACCTCCAACACTCGCTGAGGTTCGATAACGTAGCCACCGGACGCGACCGGACGCAGGCGTCGGACGGCGTCGATCCGGTAATCGAGACCATCCATGCCGGCCAAGTGATCGTGCGTCCCGGAGATGCGGTCGACGAGGAGGTCCGGAGACGTCTCCAAGCTCGTGAGGACGCCATGGTCACCGGACGTCCGGCCGAGGTGGGACGGACGAGTGGCTTCTTAGGACTCTTCATCGTCCAGATCGTTCTCCTCGCGGTCTTCTGGCTCTTCATTCTCGTCTCGCACCGGGAGATATACCGCAACGTCCGTTGGATCGGCCTGATCGGCATACTCGCGTTCGCGTTCTTCGGCCTGGCTTCGCTCATTCACAGTTCCCAATTGCCGGGCGAGTGGTTGCCGCTCATCTTCGTGATCTTCCCGGTGGCCGTGCTCTGGAATTCCAGCGTCGCTCTGGTGCTCTCGGCGGTCCTGGTGAGCATGACCTGGGCGCTTCCGGCGTACCAGGGGTCGGACGCGACCCTGCTGGCTCATTTCGCGACTGGGGCGCTCGCCGCGCTTTGCTCCATGATCGTGCCCAGACGGTCGCGCGTGTGGCTGGCCATCGTGATACTCTCGGCAGTGGGCGCTCTGGTGATCGTCGCCCACGCCCTCTTCACCGAGGTTCCGTTTCTCGAAGCGCTCGGCCGGACCCCGGCGCTTCTGGGGAACGTGGTCATATCGTTGCTGATCAGTTTGGGACTGCTTTACATCTACGAGCTCTTCACCGGAATCACGACGGTCCAGACCCTTACCGAGTGGGCCGATCCCCTGCGTCCGTTGCTGAGAAAGCTCTCAATACAGGCCCCGGGCACCTACGCGCACAGTGTCGCGGTCGCCAATCTCGCCGAGTCCGCCGCCGAGCGTATCGGTGCGAACAAACTGCTGGCACGCGTCGGAGCCTACTACCACGACATAGGCAAGCTTGTCCGGCCCGAGTGCTTCATCGAAAACCAGGGCGGGGCCAGCAATCTCCACGACGAGATCGAGCCCGAACTCTCCGCCAGCCTGATCAAGGAGCACGTGGTAGAGGGCGAGCGCCTGGCGCGTGAATACCGTTTGCCGCGCTGCATACTTCCTTTCATCACCGAGCACCATGGAACTCAGCGTATCGGCTTCTTCCTGGAAAAGGCTAGAGAAGCCGCTGCGGCCCTGAACGACGGACCGCCCGAGAAGCCGAGGATCGACGAGCGGCACTTCCGATATCCCGGTCCCCGTCCTAGATCGAAGGAAACGGCGGTGCTGATGTGCGCCGACTCCTGCGAATCGGCGGTGCGAGCCATCGACCGCCCCACCAAGGAGCAGATTCGGGAGCGGGTGCGCAAGGTGATTACCGGAAAGCTGTTGGACGGACAGTTCGACAAGGCGCCGGTCACTCTCGCCGATCTTGCCGAGATCAGGGACGAGTTCGTGCGGGTGCTGGACGGAAGCGGACACATACGGACCGTGTACCCGGAGCTGGTGGCCGCCGGAGACGAGGTTACGACCCCGGATGCCGGACCGGCGGGCGATCCGGATTCGGCCCCGGATTCGGCCCCGACCTCGGGGGAAGAGTTTTGA
- the ybeY gene encoding rRNA maturation RNase YbeY: protein MAFTDDAVISIESGPFDIRTELIERAVRRTLEERGGGGDISITVLPDSEMARLNLKYLGKEGPTDVIAFSLGEEFWPLGDIYLGGDQAARQAAEHGVRLDEEMTRLAIHGTLHVIGFDHPDGEARCSSAMFDLQETLVEQVMATDRRTDAWSERDDPAGGRR from the coding sequence GTGGCGTTCACCGACGATGCCGTGATCTCCATCGAGTCCGGTCCCTTCGATATCCGGACGGAGTTGATCGAACGCGCGGTCAGGAGAACGCTGGAGGAGCGGGGCGGGGGAGGCGACATTTCGATCACCGTGCTCCCGGACTCGGAGATGGCGCGGCTCAACCTAAAGTACCTCGGAAAGGAAGGCCCCACCGACGTCATCGCTTTTTCGCTGGGGGAGGAGTTCTGGCCCTTGGGAGACATCTACCTCGGAGGTGATCAGGCCGCCCGCCAGGCGGCCGAACACGGGGTGAGGCTCGATGAGGAGATGACGCGACTAGCCATCCACGGCACCCTCCACGTGATCGGTTTCGATCACCCTGACGGCGAGGCCCGCTGTTCGTCGGCCATGTTCGATCTACAGGAGACACTGGTCGAGCAAGTGATGGCGACGGATCGCCGGACGGATGCCTGGTCCGAACGGGACGACCCCGCAGGAGGCCGCCGCTAG
- the mgtE gene encoding magnesium transporter has protein sequence MPGPNGTTPQEAAASGGKTMADRGGGRSAREPQADGSREEHAALAERLARLHPSDIADIIEGLPESQRVAVIEVLSTETASETLAEMEEGPDRGALLAALAPERGAELVHELADDDAVDLIAELGPDERRAILSALPDEAEAEIRELMVYDDDTAGGLMTSELVKVEGRMNAGRAIARVRESGRDVEDFYTVFVVDPTDKLLGTVKLDDLVIAETHEPIESIVEEPVAVVRPDVDQEEVGRLIARYNLAAIPVVDDDGKLLGRITFDDVIDVIEEEGTEDILRLAGVANEDELRHTWGESVRARLPWLLLNLVTAALAAAVILVFEDAIRQVATLAFIAPIIAALGGSSGTQSLAVTIRRLTLEGGASKAALSAVGRESAIGLVNGAALGAGVALLAMLVPGGDVRLGLVALIAMWGNQIVAGFAGAFFPTLLERLGVDPSVASSVFVHTLTDLCGFFLLLGLASRMLMG, from the coding sequence ATGCCTGGTCCGAACGGGACGACCCCGCAGGAGGCCGCCGCTAGCGGCGGGAAGACGATGGCGGATCGGGGAGGCGGCCGTTCGGCTCGCGAGCCGCAGGCCGACGGCTCCCGGGAAGAGCACGCCGCTCTGGCCGAACGGCTCGCCCGGCTTCACCCGTCCGACATTGCGGACATAATCGAAGGGCTTCCGGAGTCCCAAAGAGTAGCGGTAATCGAGGTCCTCTCGACCGAGACCGCTTCCGAGACCCTCGCCGAGATGGAGGAAGGCCCCGACCGCGGAGCGCTGCTCGCGGCCCTCGCCCCCGAAAGAGGCGCCGAGCTCGTTCACGAGCTGGCCGACGACGATGCCGTCGATCTCATCGCCGAGCTCGGACCCGACGAGCGGCGCGCCATCCTCAGCGCGCTCCCGGATGAGGCCGAGGCCGAGATTCGAGAGCTGATGGTGTACGACGATGACACCGCCGGTGGGCTGATGACTTCGGAGCTCGTCAAGGTAGAGGGTAGGATGAACGCCGGGCGGGCTATCGCCCGGGTACGCGAGTCGGGAAGGGATGTCGAGGACTTCTACACCGTCTTCGTCGTGGATCCGACCGACAAGCTGCTCGGCACCGTCAAGCTCGACGACCTCGTGATCGCCGAAACCCACGAACCCATCGAGTCCATCGTCGAGGAACCCGTCGCGGTGGTCCGGCCCGATGTGGATCAGGAAGAGGTGGGCAGGCTCATCGCCCGTTACAACCTCGCTGCGATCCCTGTCGTGGACGACGATGGCAAGTTGCTCGGGCGCATCACCTTCGACGACGTCATCGACGTCATCGAGGAAGAGGGCACCGAAGACATCCTGCGCCTTGCCGGCGTCGCCAACGAGGACGAACTCCGCCACACCTGGGGCGAATCGGTCAGGGCGCGTCTGCCCTGGCTGCTGCTCAATTTGGTGACGGCGGCGCTAGCTGCGGCCGTGATCCTGGTGTTCGAGGACGCCATCCGCCAAGTGGCCACCCTGGCCTTCATCGCGCCGATAATCGCCGCTCTCGGGGGAAGTTCCGGCACTCAGTCGCTGGCGGTCACCATCAGACGTCTGACGCTAGAAGGTGGAGCCAGCAAGGCCGCGCTCTCGGCCGTCGGACGGGAGTCCGCCATCGGTCTCGTCAACGGCGCCGCCCTCGGAGCCGGGGTGGCTCTGCTGGCGATGCTCGTTCCCGGCGGGGACGTCCGGCTCGGCCTCGTGGCGCTGATCGCCATGTGGGGGAACCAGATCGTCGCCGGGTTCGCCGGAGCCTTCTTTCCGACGCTGCTCGAACGGCTAGGAGTCGATCCCTCGGTGGCTTCGTCCGTCTTCGTCCACACTTTGACCGACCTCTGCGGCTTCTTCCTACTTCTGGGGCTGGCTTCGAGAATGTTGATGGGATGA